From the Hoplias malabaricus isolate fHopMal1 chromosome 6, fHopMal1.hap1, whole genome shotgun sequence genome, the window tataaaacagcaataaataagCCTCTATCTCTGACCTTTAACACAGTCTTAGAATTCTGGGATCTAAAGGACCAAGTACCAACATATCACTCAAGGATTCTACATATTCAGGCCAGCCCTATGATAGATCTGAGGTGGAATATTCAACAGCTGCAATTCGGGTACCTCAGAACTGCAGGTCATAGCCACTGAAGAACCCTTCTGCGGTCATGGCCTCTTTAAACGTCACAGTCAGCGAGTTAATGGTCACATTGGTCACTATCACCTTCCCAGCATCCTGCTCGCTGCCAGGGGCCTGTGATTGGTCTTTTCTGACCTCAGCACTCAGATGGAAATTAGCCTTACACTCAGGTGTGACCTCATCCTTGTCCACCTCTTTCTGGTCGCTTTTGGTCACTGACCTGTCTCTCTGAACAGCCTCTTTCACCTGGTCCTGCAACAACCTGTCAATCGAGTGTATTACCGAAGCACGCTTTTGGACCCTGTCAGTGAAACCCTCTCGCTTTACTGAGGAATCAGATTCTGAGCTGCTCTTCAGTGATTGGTCGTTCTTAGTCTCATTATGTGACAGCAGTTCAGAGACCCTGTCCCCTGACCTGTCTGTGATTGGTTCATGCCTGTCTGTGACAGTGCTGTCTGCTGATTGGTCTGTCAGTCTCTGAAATGAAGTGGTCTTAGCGTGGACATGGTTGTTTGGCTGGTCCCCGCAATCAGGTGATGAAGCGTAGCGGTCTGAATGGTTGGTCCCGATGACAGCTTCCTGTTTTATTGAGGAGAAATGATCTCCAGTCATCTTCTGGgctgtgagagaaagaaagataaactGCTGTTAATTTTGGAatcattgttttttatttaataaaaatcatgTGGACGCTTACGGTATGTTATCTCTGTGCAACCTCAAGTTAAAAAATATTAGCTAACATATAGCTAcgtagtttaaaaatattttttaaagaataataGATTAAAAGGACAGATGTAGGTCATGTAGAATATcacaaacaatttttttttgcaaaaaatgtaatcaatttaatttttaatgtaataaaaaataccCCAAATCCCGAAATGAGGCATAGAACTTGATAGAAAATACACtaaaaatgtttcattataTTGTTTAGAATTTATAAACTTCTTACTACTGTCTAGAAATACCTGAACTACCAATTTAAGAAACATAAAAAAGTCTAGATATATACTTGTGCACAAAATGAACGTTATGCATATGCACGATGCACTACCACACAAAACCAGTAGGGGCAATACAGGCACTGTACATTTCCTGTCGATTTCCCACATGTAGCTTATAGCAGCAAAGAGAAATGAAGTTTTATATTCAAGCGTGAGTAATTTTAAactcacataaacattagttaGCCTTTCCTCACTGTCCTTTAGAGATTTAACCAACCGAAGTAcctgcaaagtgtgtttttttctaATTGATGATATCCGTTTTGAGGTGGTCATCACATGATGTTCAACTAAAAAGGGTTGAGTccctttacaaataaaatattaaaatatcagagctaACTGTGGAGTGAACACAAGCATGTTGTTCTGTGCATGCACAGTCCAAATCGGGCATCAGCGCAAATCTGGTAGCGACACCCGTGTTAAAAAGGTGGTAAGTTTTAAAGGAAGGTTGTGTGACCAATTTTTtaatctgtgttctctggtatGCCCTCTACAGGAAGCTTCCAGTAACATGGCAAATATGTAAACAGTAAAAATCACAACACATGGCCAAAGGGGAAGTATATCGCTAGCCTAAAATGTATCAACAGTGGCTAAATATAACACCTGTCAACTCACTGTCTAACTTCCATACTTTGGAGAACAATGTTTACATGGTTATACAACACTTATTTCCACTTTTATATTTcagtttccatggttacaatTACACCAATATCCACATTCTGGTTAACGTTACCTGCTTTTCCTTGATTACACTATGACTATTTCCTGTATAAGGTGACACTGTTTCCATGGTAATACTACACTTATTTCGTCTATTCAACTGCAATGTTTCCATGTTTACAATTACACCAGTATACACATTCTGGTTAACGTTACACTTATTTTGAATTTTACGGCACTGTTTTTCTTTGATTACACTATGACTATTTCCTGTATAAGGTGACACTGTTTCCATGGTAATACTACACTTATTTCGTCTATTCAACTGCaatgtttccatggttacaatTACACCAGTATCCACATTCTGGttaacgttacacttatatTGAACTTTACGGCACTGCTTTTCCTTGATTACACTAGGACTATTTCCTGTATAAGGTGACACTGTTTCCATGGTAATACTACACTTATTTCGTCTATTCAACTGCAGTGTTTCCATGGTTAAGCTACATCAATTTTCACAGTTATGCTGTAGTaattccatggttacactacaccAGTCTCCATGGGTATGCTATAATGTTTCCATTGATACACTACACCTGTTTCCTACCGTATTTCCATGGTAAAACTACTCCTATTCCTCTATCGGCCTACAGCGTTggctacactacactacaagtATTTTTACAGCTCTGAAAAACAGTCCTTATTTCTGGTCTCAGAATGGTGGTTATCGTTTTAGCCTGAGTAATGAGAAAGATCAAATTACATGTAAGATTATTCCTCATGTTTTACCTGTAGTTATCATACAGTGCAGAGGCAGTAGCTTTAATTTGGGCCCATATTGGCACACAGTCAATTTGTGAACTACCATTGAAAGAAACATTAGATTGGAGTTGAGCGGTATGACTCGGTGTGAAACTGAAAGATGTCAAACCGTCACAAAAACACTCTACAAGGTATACTCTTGCAGGACTTGTAGATAGGACTGAGTTTCACAGAGCTGATTGTGCAGGGTGCATGAGTTCATTGCTGCTCTTTGAAAGGCATCTGTtcttttgcagtgtttttgccACTGAGCTTCACCCTGGTGATGATAATAACACCGGAGATGATGATGCTGTGAAACGCTGGAGGAAAAACACCTAAACGTGCCTGAgtttttttggttgttgttgaaaatgttatgtaacATTAGATCACCAACCAACTGATCACTGACACCTCATTCTCACATCAACTATCTCTAggcagaatgtgttttttcttctaGTTGGGCTTCGTCATGGTGCTGCATGGCAGGAGAACTGAACTTGAGCACAGAGCTCTTGTGTGATTGGTGTTTTTCTTTATGTGAGCTTTGGTTGGGGCTGGTCATTTTTTTTTCGCCTAGATGTATTCACAGGGAGTTAGCCATCTGCATTTAGCTTAGATCACTAACTCTGAGTCGTGACAACTCAGAATTTTCAGCATAGCCTCTCTGACCCAAGTGCATGCTACATGCATGGTATCTTAGCAACAGTTGTCATGCCAATGCCATGTTACACATACCACTTGGAATGTCATGACGCGTATCTGTTGTGTTCTCgtcctctttttctgtcttcctcctcttctttttctcccGCTCTTTTTCCTCCTTCTGCTCGTCCtcccactcctcctcctccataatgtattttttatgggTCAGAGGTCGTTGCCGTGGATTTTCGGCAGTGACCGATAGTTTGGATGAATACTGCCTACTCTTGCGCCTCTCTTGCCTTGGGTGAAAGACTCCACCTTCCCTTGTCCTGTAGCGGCGCCCATTCTGGATGAGTTCTGCCCCCACAGAGCGGGTGAGTGAAAGACGGATTCGGGGAGTGGGCTTCTCTGGAAGTTTGTGAGCACTTCGTAGCTCCATGGCGTAGATGTTCTGTTTGAAAAAGATtacaattacaaatattttccaAGCCGTATCTCAGCCCCCAGTTCTCTATTTGTCTCTGTACGGTTTCTGACCACAGGAGAACTCTCAGTACCGCAGTAACACTGACaaggcagtgtgtgtatgatgctGGTATGAGTGTATGAGACCCAGCAGTGTTTCTGGGGTCTTTACACATCAGTATCACTGCTAGGAGAGttgtccaccacccaaaaatatccagcccacAGAgactctgtggtcagaaactgacctcTAGAGGGTGACTAACACAAATTTGGCAtcaacagatggattacagttgCTAACTGTACAGGGAAGTGGTACGGCAAGGGACTGCTTTCCAATAATGTGGCCATTGAGTGGAAGCAGAATATTTATGTTGTCATTACAGTTGGATGAAAGTTTGTGAACTTTATGAAAGTCCTTCGTACCCGTAAGATGAGCCTCCTGGGCCTCAAGCCTTTCCTCCTGTGAGCCTGAGCGCGGTCCTTCTCCTCTCTgtcaaagagagggagaaagaaggtATTGAGAAGATGAGAGAAATGTGcagaataaaaattaattaaagtaaaaaaaaaatatgtgaagATGCTCCACAAGAGAGAGATGCTCACT encodes:
- the cbx7a gene encoding chromobox homolog 7a: MELSSLGEQVFAVECITKKRVRKGNVEYLLKWQGWPPKYSTWEPEDNILDPQLVLAFEEKEEKDRAQAHRRKGLRPRRLILRNIYAMELRSAHKLPEKPTPRIRLSLTRSVGAELIQNGRRYRTREGGVFHPRQERRKSRQYSSKLSVTAENPRQRPLTHKKYIMEEEEWEDEQKEEKEREKKKRRKTEKEDENTTDTRHDIPSAQKMTGDHFSSIKQEAVIGTNHSDRYASSPDCGDQPNNHVHAKTTSFQRLTDQSADSTVTDRHEPITDRSGDRVSELLSHNETKNDQSLKSSSESDSSVKREGFTDRVQKRASVIHSIDRLLQDQVKEAVQRDRSVTKSDQKEVDKDEVTPECKANFHLSAEVRKDQSQAPGSEQDAGKVIVTNVTINSLTVTFKEAMTAEGFFSGYDLQF